A segment of the Corylus avellana chromosome ca2, CavTom2PMs-1.0 genome:
ACTATATCGTGGCCACCATgttttccccaaattttttaccCTTATAAcccctttaaaaattaaattttcaccccccaaattcttaattttttttagctttacCCTTCCTCTGCGCCTGCGTCTTGCATCTGTTAAGACTGTTATATGGTTACATAACAACCTTTCAATTTTATCTTTGCTCTGCTCATGAAGGGAGGTGTACAAAGTAGTGGCCCACAGCTCCAAGTAATAATTCCTTCTGCAGCTTATAGCGGAGCTCTTATCAGCTTTGTGTTATGTCCATCAGAGCTTGTGAAGGTAAATGAATTGGAGGGCTTGTAGGTTGCACGACTGTTTTCTTATTCACTCTGTTGTTTCTGATGGTACTCTTGTCACACTGAGCTCTTCAGTGTAGGATGCAAGTTCAAGGCACCGACTCTTTGGTTCCAAGGTCAAGGAGATACAGTAGTCCCCTTGATTGCGCCCTTAAAGCCGTAAAAACAGAAGGGGTGAGAAAATCCTCTCCATTTGGCAACATTATAAATGATGCGGTTTTGAGCTGACATAACACCTTTCAGGTTACGGGCATTTTTCGTGGAGGTTTTACAACATTGCTAAGAGAAACTATTGGCAATGCAGTCTTTTTTAGCGTTTATGAGTATGTCCGTTATTACATGCATTCACGACTAAAAGCTGCTTCATCTGAAAACAGCCACTTGATTGACGTGGGGATTGGGATTGTGAGTGGTGGCCTTGGTGGTGTTGGTGTATGCCTCTTGAAACCTTCAGCATATTTCTGAATAAAGAATGTTACATTTCACTCATTTCAATCTCTGATTCAGCAACCATTCATATTGTgaatttttctcctcccttCTTCCAGTTTTGGACTGCTGTTTTGCCCCTCGATGTGGCAAAAACCTTAATTCAGACTACCCCAGATAAAAGTTCTACAAGAAATCCTTTTCAAATCTTGAGCTCGGTAAGTTGTCCTGATTTCCTCCATTTCATGATTGTCATTAATGGCAGCCTTCTTGTCTCTTCTCCATTTacagaaaggaagaaaagaaagagaggaaagccttctttttttttttcccttattttcttccttttgggGTTTAGAAGAGAGAGAAGCTGAATGTGTCTTCTTTTGTAGATTTACAGGAGGGCTGGAGTTAAAGGATGCTATACAGGTCTTGGTCCTACCATAGTTCGGGCTTTTCCTGCCAATGCAGCAGCAATCGTTACTTGGGAGCTAGCTATGAAACTTTTAGGCATCAGGCATGACTGAGGACGGCGTTTTGTTCTTCAATTACCAAATGCTTTAATTTTCTCTCCCGGCCCATTACCTACAGCACATCCACTCGTTTCTGCTTGCCAAGATTTCATCCAGAAAGTTATTGACACGGTCTGACCTGGGAGTGCTGATATTTCACTTGATTTTTTGGAAATGAAGCTCCAACATCTTATTTGATAGTCCATTAATTAGCAGGATGGACTGACAAAAGTGATTTCTTTTGAATcattgtgatttttcttttaagagcCTCTTCGCCGCTGCTTCGCCCCTTTTTCCATTGTAGGGTGGTTGCAAGATTGACTTAATAGAGTCGTTGAAGATGATGCTCATGCATTTCAGTTTAAGTTAGGTGAGCTTGAGCTTTGTAAAATTTTCAAGACTGATTGTAATGCTCGTTAGCTTGCAACATTTTTTAAGTGCTGGACAAGTCTGCTCAGGAAATATAAATTGTTACCTCTATGAATGATTATGATGATATCTCAAATTGAAGTTTTACAAATGAACAGACTAGGTTGCAGCTAAGGCCAAGAACTACCAGTTTCTTGGGCTTAGGATTATAGACCGTTCAGCCATTAGTTTGTAACCAAATAAATTGAAGGTTGCAAAAATTGGCTCGCTCCCTTTCTGTGGTTGGCTGCAGACGTATGATATATGGTTCCTTTGCTTTGCCTTGTGGTGGCTAGCATGATGTATCCCTCTCTATCCATATCAAGTCATATACAAACAATCTCAAGAGATTAAATCAaacccatttattaaattactaGAAATCAATCTAGTAAGACAAGGAGAAGAAAACCATATCAAGGAACAAGCACATCTAAACTAACTTGTGAATGCCAAGTTGCCAATAATAactaattttaatgcccaataccatctctttctttcttattataaAGGGTTTCAATTTTGGCCACAACCGTCTCTTTTTTCGAAAGATTATGAGTTGAGTTGCATATGCATGCATCCTTTATAGTGTGGACATTGCTCGACAGTTTTTGACATGACTTGCAAACTTGACACGAATACAATACAACCTGCAAATTCCGACATAAAAATGTCGGATTAAGGTTGATTTATATAGTCTTGTACCCATGTCTCGACACGACTTAAATTCAATTTGTCAACATGATTCCCTCGCTAATCTACACAACGTCATTGCTATCTCACCTCACCCCCACAAGTTCAAGGACAACAGTTGCGAAGACTATTACAGTGGGCTACCATGCATCTTTTAAAGCAGTAGCAGAATCTGTCCCTTGCATTTGTGAGTTAAGCAATTGTGCAGTCTCATCACTACCTGTTCAATAATGTTCCTTTTTTGGCTGCGTATTGGGGGCCTATACATGCTTCAAGAATCCTTTTGAGACgtgtggatatatatatgttcccCCCTTTCCAGGCAACGAAGCAAATGGTGGTCATATTAGATGTTAAATGTTTTCTGTCACCCATAATAGCATATACCACCCTGCTTCATTCAACTAACCATGTTTTTATTTGACGATTAAGACCAACTTCTTTGTCCACAAGGCACCAAATAATGTTAGGTGAATTGGGAAAACTTACCTTCGCTGCAAACACAGCTTGAAAAGGGTGAGCTCATGGATTTCCTGAGGCTGAGCActtctgaaaatatatatatatatatattaaccttgatattatatatatatatatatatatatatatatatatatagataatggAAAAGTTCCAACCCAAGCAAATGGAGCACAAGTGGAGAAGAAATTCATGTAAATGGAACAAATAGAGACACATTGCTTTAGAAGGGTAGTCAATATAGCAATGATTTACACTTTTTGATAGCAACCACCAGTAAGGCACAGTTGTATGGTGCCAAATGCTGATAGGCAATAATTATTATAGTGTATGTATAGATAAACTCAACAGCAGTAGtgcatatatagtgaaagccaAGCCattgacagaagagagagagcccTAATATAGAGAAGTTGTTTTGTGGGAGAGAGGTCCAAATCTCTCTTCCATAAGCTTAATTACCTCTGGTTAATAACCCTTTTCAGTTGGAGCCTTCTCTGGGAAAGTCAGATGAGCTTTTCCTACGCCTCTCATTGTGTCCAGCCAGGCGCTTGCGACAACTCCTTTTATATTCATCGAACTCTGATAGATCATGGAACCTGTAATGCAACATTTCAAAGAAACTATCATGAAGGAAAACAAACTTTGTCCTTCTACTTTCTCCATTATTAGGTGCCTTTGtccttcattttttcttcttctcatttcCTTTGTATCTCTTTAGTGAGTTACACTAACTTCATGGCAGAAAAACTAACAAGCAAACATAGTGGCAGTAGGGTGTGTTTTGTGATCTATCTGGTATCAAACCTTGTTTAGTTTCtgtgttgtgtttatttttgcaAGGCGTGTTGATAGAAGgtttaagaaaatgtttttgttgTGGGATAATGATGACTTTAGGATTAGAGAGTCGGAGTTTATTGGATGATATGAACCATTTCATTTTCCTTGCTGTTGAAGAGTGGATCTACTAATAGAGGTGATGTTGAGTAGATCCTTTGTGCATTTGAAGTGTTAAAAAGGAAAGCCTCATCTTTTGAAAGAAATGAtggattttttaataaaagatgtGATATATGTGCCTAGGGTAATGAAATGAATCTTTTTTAAGCAATAGAACGTGTTAGATAGGTTAAAGGTGGGATTTTTTGGAGTTTAGGAGTTTTTCCCTAGAAACCGTTCCAACAATCCAGGTAAAGTTTGAATGATCAGACCGTTCCAATGGTCCCTGAGTCGTTCCAACGGTTCGGCTGACAAAATGCTTAGAAGTATAAGTTCTAGATTTTAGGTGAGGCTCTTGTCTAAAGTGTGACTAATAGTAAAATCTTTTGCAGACGAAGGAGCCGAAGTTTACAAGGAGTACCAAGAGGATCTGTACGACCAAGGTGAGTAAAACTTACATAGAAACTACACACCAACATTTTTAGCATGTATACTTTGATACTAACTTGCATACTCTTTATCAGCATGAAATGTTTTGTTCTAAATGTTGTGAAGTCTACATGTTGTGCAAATGAAATATCTAAGAAAATTAATGAATATTCATATGATTTTGTAAACTCATGCATCGATAGGGAAATTGTTAATATTCCTATATGACATGTCTAAGGACTACTCTCATCAAGCCTATGACTGCTAGTATCTCAATTTACAACATGTCCTCCTTTGGATGTAAAGCTCAAGCCAACACCAATGGAAAGAATTGATCCTCCAGAGTTTCAACCTCAAAGTGGCAGACATTTTTC
Coding sequences within it:
- the LOC132168778 gene encoding mitochondrial arginine transporter BAC1 isoform X1, with amino-acid sequence MGETSAYKEYLAGLLAGVATVITGHPFDTVKVKLQKHNTEAHGVTYRSGLHCTARILKTEGIRGLYRGATSSFVGMAFESSLLFGIYSQTKQSLQGGVQSSGPQLQVIIPSAAYSGALISFVLCPSELVKCRMQVQGTDSLVPRSRRYSSPLDCALKAVKTEGVTGIFRGGFTTLLRETIGNAVFFSVYEYVRYYMHSRLKAASSENSHLIDVGIGIVSGGLGGVGFWTAVLPLDVAKTLIQTTPDKSSTRNPFQILSSIYRRAGVKGCYTGLGPTIVRAFPANAAAIVTWELAMKLLGIRHD
- the LOC132168778 gene encoding mitochondrial arginine transporter BAC1 isoform X2 is translated as MQIRGLYRGATSSFVGMAFESSLLFGIYSQTKQSLQGGVQSSGPQLQVIIPSAAYSGALISFVLCPSELVKCRMQVQGTDSLVPRSRRYSSPLDCALKAVKTEGVTGIFRGGFTTLLRETIGNAVFFSVYEYVRYYMHSRLKAASSENSHLIDVGIGIVSGGLGGVGFWTAVLPLDVAKTLIQTTPDKSSTRNPFQILSSIYRRAGVKGCYTGLGPTIVRAFPANAAAIVTWELAMKLLGIRHD